A genome region from Hevea brasiliensis isolate MT/VB/25A 57/8 chromosome 9, ASM3005281v1, whole genome shotgun sequence includes the following:
- the LOC110648158 gene encoding sm-like protein LSM8 codes for MSTGLGLESLVDQTISVITNDGRNIVGILKGFDQATNIILDESHERVYSTKEGVQQLVLGLYIIRGDNISIVGELDEELDSHIDLSNLRAHPLKPVIH; via the exons ATGTCTACTGGCCTTGGACTTGAGTCTCTTGTAGATC AAACAATTTCAGTTATAACCAATGATGGCCGCAACATAGTG GGAATCTTGAAAGGCTTTGACCAGGCCACAAATATCATCCTCGATGAATCTCATGAACGTGTTTACTCTACTAAG GAGGGCGTTCAACAACTTGTTCTGGGTTTGTACATAATAAGGGGTGACAACAT AAGCATTGTTGGGGAACTGGATGAAGAGCTTGATTCACATATTGACTTATCAAACCTAAGAGCTCATCCTCTCAAGCCAGTCATCCATTGA